In the genome of Xanthomonas translucens pv. cerealis, one region contains:
- a CDS encoding VOC family protein, with protein MKYLHAMIRVHDLQKTSTFFTEGLGLSETRRIDNEAGKFTLVYFGAPENPQAEVELTYNWDSEEEYGSARNFGHLAFEVDDIYALCAHLQAQGVVINRPPRDGRMAFVRSPDLISIELLQKGEALAPAEPWASMPNTGVW; from the coding sequence ATGAAATACCTGCATGCCATGATCCGCGTCCACGATCTGCAGAAGACCAGCACCTTCTTCACCGAAGGCCTGGGCCTGAGCGAGACCCGGCGCATCGACAACGAAGCCGGCAAGTTCACCCTGGTGTATTTCGGCGCGCCTGAGAACCCGCAGGCCGAAGTCGAGCTGACCTACAACTGGGACTCGGAGGAGGAGTACGGCAGCGCGCGCAACTTCGGCCACCTGGCGTTCGAGGTCGACGACATCTACGCGTTGTGCGCGCACCTGCAGGCGCAGGGCGTCGTCATCAACCGTCCGCCGCGCGACGGGCGCATGGCCTTCGTGCGCAGCCCGGACCTGATCTCGATCGAACTGCTGCAGAAGGGCGAGGCGCTGGCCCCGGCCGAGCCGTGGGCGTCGATGCCGAACACCGGCGTGTGGTGA
- a CDS encoding ROK family protein, translated as MPASVAVSLPHASRTVHATHADLSDNERRMLDSLRLFGTVTRADLSRITGLTVQSAVRLIDGLAERALVLIGGSLAHGGRGKPGAAIALNPAHGHTVGYSIATDALSLALLDFSGQVRASAEHRLRSTEPAALLAQLREADAGLLAAAGRGLGPRLGAGVAMTGFFVDGVKRMNPPEPLRALGELAIGDWLAETLGLPVWVDNDGSVAAVGESLLGVGRQYRDFAYLYFSYGLGGGMVIDGTCLRGAHGNAGEFAGMLLGQGLECATLELLRQMLIEDGVMLADVSALVAAYDPAWPAIERWIARAVPGLSLIVSAISAVFDPQAVVFGGRLPRDLALRLIPRLCIDDPPRRGQARPLPVLLPAAAMADASAVGAATLPLKACYFR; from the coding sequence ATGCCAGCTTCCGTCGCCGTCTCGCTGCCGCACGCTTCCCGCACCGTCCATGCCACGCATGCCGATCTCAGCGACAACGAGCGGCGCATGCTCGACAGCCTGCGCCTGTTCGGCACCGTCACCCGTGCCGACCTCAGCCGCATCACCGGGCTGACCGTGCAGTCGGCGGTGCGGCTGATCGATGGCCTGGCCGAGCGCGCGCTGGTGCTGATTGGCGGCTCGCTGGCGCACGGCGGCCGCGGCAAGCCCGGTGCGGCGATCGCGCTCAATCCTGCCCACGGCCATACCGTCGGCTATTCGATCGCCACCGACGCGTTGTCGCTGGCGCTGCTGGACTTCAGCGGGCAGGTCCGTGCCAGTGCCGAGCATCGGCTGCGCTCCACCGAGCCGGCGGCGTTGCTGGCGCAGCTGCGTGAGGCCGACGCGGGGTTGCTGGCCGCGGCCGGACGCGGACTCGGGCCGCGGCTGGGCGCCGGCGTGGCGATGACCGGGTTCTTCGTCGACGGCGTCAAGCGCATGAATCCGCCCGAGCCGCTGCGCGCGCTGGGCGAACTGGCGATCGGCGACTGGCTGGCCGAAACGCTGGGCCTGCCGGTCTGGGTCGACAACGACGGCAGCGTCGCCGCGGTCGGCGAGAGCCTGCTCGGGGTCGGCCGCCAGTACCGCGATTTCGCCTACCTGTATTTCAGCTACGGCCTCGGTGGCGGCATGGTGATCGACGGCACCTGCCTGCGCGGCGCGCACGGCAACGCCGGCGAGTTCGCCGGCATGTTGCTGGGGCAGGGCCTGGAGTGTGCCACGCTGGAACTGTTGCGGCAGATGCTGATCGAGGACGGGGTGATGCTGGCCGACGTCAGCGCGCTGGTGGCCGCCTACGATCCGGCCTGGCCGGCCATCGAGCGCTGGATCGCGCGCGCGGTGCCCGGCCTGTCGTTGATCGTCTCGGCGATCAGCGCCGTGTTCGATCCGCAGGCGGTGGTGTTCGGCGGGCGCCTGCCGCGCGACCTGGCGCTGCGCCTGATCCCGCGACTGTGCATCGACGACCCGCCGCGCCGCGGCCAGGCGCGGCCACTGCCGGTGTTGCTGCCGGCGGCGGCGATGGCCGATGCCAGCGCGGTCGGCGCGGCCACGCTGCCGTTGAAGGCCTGCTACTTCCGCTGA
- a CDS encoding acetylornithine transaminase has protein sequence MTASSAADLLALGQHYYLPIYRPRQLVLERGQGAKVWDSEGRDYIDLSAGIAVCGLGHNDPDLTAALIEQAGKLWHTSNVFYSEPPLRLAEELVGASRFARRAFLCNSGSEANEAAIKLVRKWAASQGRAPDRRVIVTFRGSFHGRTLAAVTATAQPKYQEGYEPLPGGFRYVDFNDIVQLETAMAAGDVAAVVLEPVQGEGGVMPAAPGFLARVRALCDHHGALLLLDEIQCGMGRTGTLFAHWQDEVTPDIVTLAKALGGGFPIGALLAGPKVAETMQFGAHGSTFGGNPLAAAVARVALRKLASAPIAANVSRQAAALRQGLAALNDEFALFSQVRGRGLMLGAVLNQAHAGQAGMILDHAAAHGLLTLQAGPDVLRFVPSLNITDEEVAEGLKRLRVALREYVGKR, from the coding sequence ATGACCGCTTCCTCCGCCGCGGACCTGCTCGCCCTCGGCCAGCACTACTACCTGCCGATCTACCGCCCGCGCCAGCTGGTGCTGGAGCGCGGCCAGGGTGCCAAGGTGTGGGACAGCGAAGGCCGCGACTACATCGACCTGTCCGCCGGCATCGCCGTGTGCGGGCTAGGCCACAACGATCCGGACCTGACCGCGGCGCTGATCGAGCAGGCCGGCAAGCTGTGGCACACCAGCAATGTGTTCTACAGCGAGCCGCCGCTGCGCCTGGCCGAGGAACTGGTCGGCGCCTCGCGCTTCGCGCGCAGGGCGTTCCTGTGCAACTCCGGCAGCGAGGCCAACGAGGCGGCGATCAAACTGGTGCGCAAGTGGGCGGCCAGCCAGGGCCGCGCGCCGGACCGGCGGGTCATCGTCACGTTTCGCGGCAGTTTCCATGGCCGCACCCTGGCCGCGGTCACCGCTACCGCGCAGCCGAAGTACCAGGAAGGCTACGAGCCGTTGCCGGGCGGTTTCCGCTATGTGGATTTCAACGACATCGTGCAGCTGGAAACCGCGATGGCGGCTGGCGACGTGGCCGCGGTGGTGCTCGAGCCGGTGCAGGGCGAGGGCGGGGTGATGCCGGCCGCGCCGGGCTTCCTGGCGCGGGTGCGCGCGCTGTGCGACCACCATGGCGCGCTGTTGCTGCTGGACGAGATCCAGTGCGGCATGGGCCGCACCGGCACGCTGTTCGCGCACTGGCAGGACGAGGTGACGCCGGACATCGTGACGCTGGCCAAGGCGCTGGGCGGCGGTTTTCCGATCGGCGCGCTGCTGGCCGGGCCGAAGGTCGCCGAGACGATGCAGTTCGGCGCGCATGGCAGTACCTTCGGCGGCAATCCGCTGGCAGCGGCGGTGGCGCGGGTGGCGCTGCGCAAGTTGGCATCGGCGCCGATCGCGGCGAACGTGTCGCGGCAGGCGGCGGCGCTGCGCCAGGGACTGGCCGCGCTCAACGATGAGTTCGCGCTGTTTTCGCAGGTGCGTGGGCGTGGCCTGATGCTGGGTGCGGTGCTGAATCAGGCGCATGCGGGGCAGGCGGGGATGATCCTCGATCACGCCGCTGCGCATGGATTGTTGACGTTGCAGGCCGGGCCGGATGTGTTGCGTTTCGTGCCGTCGTTGAATATCACGGATGAGGAAGTGGCTGAGGGGTTGAAGCGGTTGCGGGTG